ACGATGTAGAGCCCGCCATCGGGGCCGTTGAGCAGGTTCACCGGACGGAATCGCTCATCGGTCGAGGTCAGAAACTCGGTCTGGGGATAGGCGTTGGTGCCATTCACTGATCCACCGGTGTCGTGCAGCGCTTGACGTCGGATCAGGTTGCCCGACGGCTCGCAGACAAAGGCATCATTTCGAACATCCTCCGGGAACTGATCGCCGCGATAAATCGTGGTGCCGCAGGCGGCGGTGAAGACTGAGAGACGTCCGTCCTCGCGCAAGGTTTGAGGCTGATAGCCCCGGTTCACGCCCGGGTTAATCCGGCCTGGCCACACAGCTTGGTCGCGGGCCACAGGGTAGTTGAGGAAGCTGAGACGAGCGGTGGGTGCTCGCAGTCCGGCGTAGTGCGAAGGGAAGAGATCCCCGCGCAGCAGATCGCTGTTGGAGGTGAAAAAGAGTCGGCCGAAATCATCCTGTGCCATGCCCCACTGCACTCGGTTGGGGATCGGTTCGCGTTCCCAATGGCCGCCTTGGAATCGGTAGCGCCAGGTGTGGTAGAGATTGTAGTACCAATTGTCCATGGCCAAGACCAGGCCATTGGCGGTGTGTTCCGGGTTCTTCCGGTCCCCGTAGTCGTTGAACAGTGGGACTTTCTCGTCGGCCTTGCCGTCGCCAGTGGTATCGCGACAGAACCAGAGCTGGGGCGGTTCGGCCACCAGGAGGCCATCCCGGAACAGTGAGATGGTACGCGGCATCAGGAGTCCATCCAGAAACGTCGTTCGGCGATCCATGGTTCCGTCGCCATTGGTGTCCTCTAGCACGGCGACCTGGCCGTTCGGCTGGTCCTCCCCAGCAGCATCCGGGCTGTTCATAAAGCCGCGCATCTCGAGCACAAAGAGACGCCCGTCGGCGTCAAACTGCGCGGCCACCGGGGCTTGGATGAGCGGTTCGCTAGCCACCAGTTGCACCTCGAAGCCAGCCGGGACCTTGAACGTCTTGATGGCTTCAGCCGGGGTCAGGACCGGGGCGGGGGGAATTTTCTCCGCCGGGATCCTTACGGCCTGGGTCTCGCCGGGTTTGTCGCCGTTTTGAGCCAGCAGGCTTCCCACGCTTAGAAGCACGAGTATGAATGGACGTAGCATCATGGGTCAGTAATTCCCAGCATACTAAAGCAATGTTCTGAGGTTTGCCAAGCCAGCGGTGCAGGGGAGGTGGAAATGGTTGTGATTATTTCCGGGTGAGGCAGGGGATCTCGACTCCGTCGAGGGGACCAAAGCGGCAGAGGGCTGCCGGAAATCAGAACTGTAAACCTCTTCGGACCGCGTCGCGGTCGACTCCATATGTCTGCCTGCGTCGCGAAGCGCCGAGGGATTCTTTACGCTCACCCACTTTAGGTTGACTCCTGGGGCGAGCTTCGCTAATCGTCGCTGGTCTGGCCGTTCCGGGTGCGTTCCGGCGGCTGGCGCAAAACTGAGGAGGTTTTGCTCCCGATGGCAACTCTGATCTTGGGGAGGTTTCTCCGGGGTGGATGGGAGTCCATCGGACCTAGGACGTCGGCGGAATCCCTTGTCGCTCATGCAGATTTAACGGTCGCGCGCAGGCGAGCGATTTATTGCCGTCACAGGATTGACTGAAGCGAGACAACCGAGAACGATTGCCTCCATCGAACAACGCAACGTTAACTGAATCGAATCGTATGCCGCCAAAGACTGCTGTAGAGAAGAACCCGCCCGCTGAATCCAAACTCGATCCCGCTGTTCGTAGCTTGAGCGCTGCCCAGCAACGCGACCTGGATGCGGCCATTGCCACAATTACCAAGTCGTTCGGTGAGGGCGCCATCATGCGTCTCGGGGATGCCGGGGCTCAGATGAAGATTGATGTCATCCCGACGGGTGCCTTGTCGGTGGATCTCGCCCTGGGCGCGGGCGGGTTGCCCCGCGGCCGAATTGTCGAAATCTATGGTCCGGAGTCCTCGGGTAAGACGACCCTGATGCTGCACGTGATTGCCAACGCTCAGAAGGCGGGCGGTTTGGCCGCCTTCATCGATGCGGAGCATGCACTCGATCCCCAATATGCCCGCAAGCTGGGGGTCAATATTGATGAGTTGCTGATCTCCCAGCCTGACAGCGGAGAAGAAGCACTGACTATTTGTGAAACCTTGGCGCGCTCGAATGCCCTGGATGTGATCGTGGTGGATTCCGTGGCGGCGCTGGTACCCAAGGCGGAGTTGGAAGGGGAGATGGGCATGGCCACCATGGGCATGCAGGCCCGCTTGATGAGCCAGGCGCTTCGAAAGTTGACCGCTATTCTCAGCAAGGCGAAGACGCTTTGCGTGTTCACCAACCAGCTCCGTGAGAAAGTTGGAGTGATGTTCGGCAGCCCGGAAACGACTCCTGGCGGAAAAGCCCTCAAGTTCTACGCGAGTGTTCGTCTGGACATTCGTCGGAAGGATGCCATCAAGGACGCGGCTGGCAATGTGCTCGGTAACCAGGTGAAAGTGAAGGTGGTGAAGAACAAGGTGGCCCCGCCGTTCGTGGAAGCGGAGTTCGAAATCATCTATAATCACGGCATCAACAAGGAGGGCTGCATCCTGGATGTCGGCATTGCCAATGGCGTGGTGGATAAGAAGGGCGCCTGGCTGCAGTTCCAGGGCGAGTTGATCGGTCAGGGCAAGGAAGCCGCGCGGCAAGCGCTGGTGGACAAGCCCGATCTCGCGAAGAAAATCGTCGAAGCGATCATGATCAAGCGCCTGCCGGTGGTCGCTGCCCCGGCTGTGCAGCCTTAGCCCCCAAGAGGCTAACGGGCTCGGTCCCTCTCCGGTTTCAGTGAATCGCCGCTTCCGCAGCCCACAAGGGTTGCGGGGCGGTGAACTCAACTAGCTGACGCGTGACGGGATGCTTGAATCCTAGTTTCCACGCGTGGAGGCAGAGCGGGGGATCGGTGAGTGATAAGGTCTGCGTATTGCCGCGTGCCCGGTTCGGCAGGTAGACCGGATCGCCGCTAATGGGGAAACCCAGCTCCCAAAGGTGGACTCGGATCTGATTCGTGCGTCCGGTGAGTGGGCGGGCCTCGATGAGCGTCGTGCCATCCGCTAGACGTACGAGCACGGTGAACTCGGTTCGCGCCTCGAGACCATTCTCCTCGTCGACTTCTCGCGCTCCCAGGTCCCCCGGTTCGTCGCTAATGGCGGCGTCGCAAGCGAAGCGATCCTGCATCGGGTGTCCCTGGATGCGAGCGAGGTATTTTTTTTCCACCTGGCCTCGCGCGAATTGGGGCTGTACGAGGCTGGCGAACGCTCGGGTGCGAGTGAACACCACTAGCCCGGTGGTGTTGGCGTCCAGCCGATGCGCTGGGCGCGGCTTCTGGGGACGATAGGCCAGCTGGATGATATGCTGCAGGGTGTTTCGGTTGAATCGGCCGCAGGGATGCAGCGGCAAGGGTGCCGGTTTATGAATCACGATCAGTGCCTCGTCCTCGTGGACGAGACGAATATCGGAGCTCACCGGCGGTTCGATGGTCTCGGGAATCCAATGCCAGTACCGCTCGCCGGCGCGCACTGGGTGCGATGGGGCGACGGAACGACGGTCGACATCCACCAGGCGCCCTTGGCTGGCGATCTTTTCCCACTCGGGCAGCGGCACGTGCGGCAATAGCCGGGCCACGAACTCAACCACGGTCATGCCGTCCAGGTTCGGGGGAACATTCAATGGACGATAATTGTCGTAGGGCGTGCTGCCCGGCAAGGGATGGCAGGCCTGCGAGATGGCTTGTTGCCGAACCGCCAACTCGGCCGCCCGTCGTTCCTCGGTCGTGCGGAAGCAGTACGGGCAGGAGACGGGGGGCTGGTAGCGAGGATCCTCCTGCTGATCCTGAGTCAGGGGAGTCAGGCAGTTAAAGCACTGGGTCGACTCGGTTTCGTGCAGGCTGGGATCCACACCGACCCGTTGATCAAAAACAAAACATTCTCCCTCGTAATGTGCGGCGCCGCATTCCTCGAAATACTTCAGGATGCCGCCATCGAGTTGGAAGATCTGACGGAATCCGCGGCTTTCCATGAAGGGGCCGGCTTTTTCGCATCGGATCCCGCCCGTGCAAAACATCACAATGGGCTGCTCGCGCATCGCTCCGGGCAGTTTGTCGACCGCCGCGGGAAAATCGCGGAAATGATTGACCCCGATGGGGAGCGCTCCCTTGAAAGTTCCCAGCTTCACCTCGTAGTCGTTCCGGGTGTCGAGCAGGGTGATGGGGCGACCTTCATCCAGCCACTGTTTGAGAGTTCGCGCGTCGAGTTTCGGAGAGGTCCGTTGAGCGGGGTCGATACCTTCCACCCCGAAGGCGATGATCTCCTTCTTGATGCGGACCAGCATTCGGGAGAACGGCTGGTGGTCGCTTTCGCTGATCTTCGGCGTGAGCTCGGCCAGTCCGGGAATGTTCCGGAGTTCGTGAAGCAGGAGATCGATGGAAGCGGCAGAGCCAGCGACAAAGAGGTTGATGCCCTCGGTGCTCAGCAGGATGGTTCCCTTAAGGCCCCAGCCTCGGCACAAACGGAGGAGTCGCTCGCGCAGAGGCTTTAGCTCGGCGAGCCGGGCAAACTTGTAAGCTGCAATATTCGTGATCGCTTCCATGGGACGGCGCAAACCAAGACTCTAAGCAAGATCCCATGGGTTGAAAATAGAGAAAGTGACGAGTGATGAGTAGCCCGAATGCGGTCCGCCTTCGCTAGGGTTTCGTCAGGAGAAGCGACAACCGAAATTCGTCTGTAGGACGAGTCCCCCTCGGGAACTCATCACTCATCACTCGTCACTCCCCCTATCAGGCCAGCCTTCTCAGCCCGTCGCGGAAGGTGTGCATGAAGATATCATTGTCGGCGACGGCCTTCTCGAGGAGCTGTTGAGCCAAAAAGAGCTCATTCGGATTCAATACGGCATGCGCACCGAATTGAAAGGCCTGGATGGGGTTGAACGTCGCGAATGATGCCCCGATCAGCACGACCACGGTATGCCGGCGAGTGGCCATGGCCATGGACTGCAAAGCGTGCAAGCTCTCGTTGGTCTCCAGGCTGCAATTTCCAAAGTTTTCATCCAATACGGTGACCTGGTAGGGAACCTGATTGAAGCGGTGGAGAAACTCGCCGTGGTTTTGGGTGGTGTGGATTTTGTAACCCAGTTGGGAAAGCGCCCCCTGGATGGCTTCCAGCACGGGCGTGTTCGTAATTCCCAGCAAGGCCGGGCGATCGTTCGTCGTAATGAAATCAAAGTCGCTCGGCATAATTACATTTTGAGTTTAATGGTCCCAGGCAGGGGTGGCAGTGGTTTGGGGGCGGGACGATCCGGAGTGCCCTCCGCTCCCGGAGCCATCCGGAGGTCGTTGCCCTTGCCGACCATTTCACCTCGTCCCTTCTTAATGAGGTCGATGCCACGAGCGACGACACCCCGTCGGCTGCAGTAGGCGATGGCGGTTTCCTCGGTAATGACATTGGCCTTGTAAGCTTCGAGTGAGGCATTGTCGAAGTTCCTCCAACCGAAAGTGTTGCTCGCCTCAATAATCTCGTAGAAGGATTTTCCTTCGCTCTCTCCGAGGACGATCGTTTCCTTCGTTCGCATGTTGTTGCCCATGATCTCGATGAGCGGAAACCGTCCTCCCCCCACCTTCGGAATGAGTCGTTGGCTGAAGACCCAGCGGAGGGTGTCGGCGAGCCGGAGGCGTACTTGCTCCTGCTCCTCCTGTTCGAACATGCCCAGGATGCGGTTGATCGTTTGTCCGGCATCAATGGTATGCAGCGTGCTGAACACGAGATGGCCGGTTTCGGCGGCGTTCAGGGCGATCTCCACTGTAGCACGATCCCGCATTTCGCCGACCAGGATGACCTTGGGCGCCTGTCGCAACGCGGCGCGCAATCCGCTCGAAAAGGTGTCGAAATCAGTCCCCAACTCGCGTTGATTGATGGTAGCCTTCTTCTGCTCGTAAATGAACTCTACCGGATCCTCCAGTGTGATGATGTGAATGGGGTGGGTTGAGTTGATATTGTTGATCAGCGACGCCAGCGTGGTGGTCTTTCCCGATCCAGTTGCACCGGTCACGAGCACGAGCCCGGTCTTTTCCTTGGCCGCATTTAACATGACCTCGGGTAGCCAGAGGTCCTTGAACTCCGGGATATGCGCGTTGAGCTTCCGCAGAACGATGGAGATGCTTCCGCGTTGTGAAAAAATGTTCACCCGGAAGCGAGCCCTGCTTCCTAGCGAATAGGAGGTGTCGCACGCGCCGTACTTCAATAGATCTTCCGTCAAACGTTTACTCCCGCCCATCAGGTTGAGGGCGATCATTTCGGTCTGAAACGGCGTCAGAGATTCGATGAATGGGCTGATGGGAACCGGATTTAGCATCCCGTGCACCTCCACTTGCATCGGTCGGCCGACAGTCATGATGATGTCCGACACGTTCTTGTCGAATTCCAGCAGGGACCCCAGGAAGTAGTCGAGTTCGTTGCGGCGCATGGATGGTTTGGGTTCTGAGAATGAGGATCGATTCGGTGGTGGCGATCTGAGGTCCGCTTAGTTTAGATATCGTCGTCCAAGGGCGGGGTCGTGAGGAAGGGGCGAAATTTCTTCTTGTCGAGGCACTTGTCGTAGGCGTCCTCTGGGGAGATGCGCTTCATGCGCAGATGTTCCATGATGGAATCATCCAGTGGCTGGTTGCCCAGCTTCTTGCCGACTTGAATCATGCCGGGCAGCTGATGCGTTTTTCCCTCGCGCACCAGGTTAGC
This is a stretch of genomic DNA from Verrucomicrobiales bacterium. It encodes these proteins:
- the recA gene encoding recombinase RecA; the protein is MPPKTAVEKNPPAESKLDPAVRSLSAAQQRDLDAAIATITKSFGEGAIMRLGDAGAQMKIDVIPTGALSVDLALGAGGLPRGRIVEIYGPESSGKTTLMLHVIANAQKAGGLAAFIDAEHALDPQYARKLGVNIDELLISQPDSGEEALTICETLARSNALDVIVVDSVAALVPKAELEGEMGMATMGMQARLMSQALRKLTAILSKAKTLCVFTNQLREKVGVMFGSPETTPGGKALKFYASVRLDIRRKDAIKDAAGNVLGNQVKVKVVKNKVAPPFVEAEFEIIYNHGINKEGCILDVGIANGVVDKKGAWLQFQGELIGQGKEAARQALVDKPDLAKKIVEAIMIKRLPVVAAPAVQP
- a CDS encoding PilT/PilU family type 4a pilus ATPase, whose amino-acid sequence is MRRNELDYFLGSLLEFDKNVSDIIMTVGRPMQVEVHGMLNPVPISPFIESLTPFQTEMIALNLMGGSKRLTEDLLKYGACDTSYSLGSRARFRVNIFSQRGSISIVLRKLNAHIPEFKDLWLPEVMLNAAKEKTGLVLVTGATGSGKTTTLASLINNINSTHPIHIITLEDPVEFIYEQKKATINQRELGTDFDTFSSGLRAALRQAPKVILVGEMRDRATVEIALNAAETGHLVFSTLHTIDAGQTINRILGMFEQEEQEQVRLRLADTLRWVFSQRLIPKVGGGRFPLIEIMGNNMRTKETIVLGESEGKSFYEIIEASNTFGWRNFDNASLEAYKANVITEETAIAYCSRRGVVARGIDLIKKGRGEMVGKGNDLRMAPGAEGTPDRPAPKPLPPLPGTIKLKM
- a CDS encoding c-type cytochrome; the protein is MMLRPFILVLLSVGSLLAQNGDKPGETQAVRIPAEKIPPAPVLTPAEAIKTFKVPAGFEVQLVASEPLIQAPVAAQFDADGRLFVLEMRGFMNSPDAAGEDQPNGQVAVLEDTNGDGTMDRRTTFLDGLLMPRTISLFRDGLLVAEPPQLWFCRDTTGDGKADEKVPLFNDYGDRKNPEHTANGLVLAMDNWYYNLYHTWRYRFQGGHWEREPIPNRVQWGMAQDDFGRLFFTSNSDLLRGDLFPSHYAGLRAPTARLSFLNYPVARDQAVWPGRINPGVNRGYQPQTLREDGRLSVFTAACGTTIYRGDQFPEDVRNDAFVCEPSGNLIRRQALHDTGGSVNGTNAYPQTEFLTSTDERFRPVNLLNGPDGGLYIVDFARGIIQHRIYLTSYLRKQAESRGLQAPLDLGRIYRVVHRPSTAKRTPKMSGLSASELVGLLSHPNGWSRDTAQRLLVEKGDTSVVPALESLARGSADVRAKLHALWTLEGLGRVSASLVQASLKDPHPQVRRAALRLSEPVLRETADLKPSATRSQVVNALMNGSTEVRVQAALSLGTLKNHKEVQTVMTEMHEMTGSEWVKQALALGLGLMDPQTNTVNVAQLSGLTADEKKRFAAGKEIYMMACAACHQPHGLGQEGLAPPLSGSEWVSGSPDRLVRIVLHGLRGPIKVKGQMYQLEMPTMGILEDEQISQVLTYIRHEWGHSFSPVDAASVKKIRDQHGTREEAWTETELLRFK
- a CDS encoding RluA family pseudouridine synthase; amino-acid sequence: MEAITNIAAYKFARLAELKPLRERLLRLCRGWGLKGTILLSTEGINLFVAGSAASIDLLLHELRNIPGLAELTPKISESDHQPFSRMLVRIKKEIIAFGVEGIDPAQRTSPKLDARTLKQWLDEGRPITLLDTRNDYEVKLGTFKGALPIGVNHFRDFPAAVDKLPGAMREQPIVMFCTGGIRCEKAGPFMESRGFRQIFQLDGGILKYFEECGAAHYEGECFVFDQRVGVDPSLHETESTQCFNCLTPLTQDQQEDPRYQPPVSCPYCFRTTEERRAAELAVRQQAISQACHPLPGSTPYDNYRPLNVPPNLDGMTVVEFVARLLPHVPLPEWEKIASQGRLVDVDRRSVAPSHPVRAGERYWHWIPETIEPPVSSDIRLVHEDEALIVIHKPAPLPLHPCGRFNRNTLQHIIQLAYRPQKPRPAHRLDANTTGLVVFTRTRAFASLVQPQFARGQVEKKYLARIQGHPMQDRFACDAAISDEPGDLGAREVDEENGLEARTEFTVLVRLADGTTLIEARPLTGRTNQIRVHLWELGFPISGDPVYLPNRARGNTQTLSLTDPPLCLHAWKLGFKHPVTRQLVEFTAPQPLWAAEAAIH